The nucleotide sequence GAAGATTGACCAGAAATTACACTGACATGCCTGGAATTTCTGTTAACTTCATCCAGGTTTTGAAAGTGCTGAGCAGAGTCATTTTCAAATGGACTGGCGAAGACTTTATCAACCTTCTCAACAACATTATGATCATTAATTTCGATATCAGGAACATCAAGGGACTCTCTACCATCTTCATCATGTGATTTTTCTTCACCAAAATGGTCATCATTCTGATGTCTTGTATCATCATAAAAATCAATCCCGTCATCATACTCGTCATCAACATGAATTACATCCTTTTGCTTATCCAAATCTTCATCCCTATACTGTTGACTATTCTTCAGAGAGGCCTCATACTCTGCTTCATAAACTTTCAACTCATTGCGCCCAGCTTCGTTGTACAATCCCCCTTTCCTATTGGAACGTTTAGTTAAGTCGTCATTTGAGGACTTCTTTTTGCTGCTTTTAACACTCACAGGAACATCATCCTTATATGTGGATTCATCCCTAACACCTGCACTACTATGCTCCACCTCATCCCCATTGTAATCTTCATCCCTTCTCCTATCATCTTTATCCCAATACCTAGAATCTCGGCCATGAACTACCGAACCCTTCCCAAACCTAAGGACTTTAGAAGTCTCTGTCCGTGTCACATTTGTGAGAAAGTCAAGATCATTCTTTAAGTCGTCTTCCTCAGCATGAGAACTATTTATTTCTGTGCCAACACGAGAAAGCAATCATTTAATACAAAGCTAGAATCCATATACTTCCATAACCAGATACTGTTGAATTAATTATAGCAAAAATGTGAAAGCCTTTTGTAACATTTCTTAAAAAACAATGGAGAAGGAAATCAAACAATTAGTCGGGTTGATCCTTTTCCTACACCTATCAACAATCAAGCAAAGACATCTAATACTCCGAATGTTTCGCACTCTCTTTGTAACAAACAAGACCAAATGCTTAGCTAAAACCTGCATACTTCCATAATCAGAAACTTCAAATGAACAAAAACACAGATCTATCATTGCAGAAGCACTTAGTTATCTCCAAAACCGAAATGTGAAATCAACTAAGAAAGTAAAGTAAAATGTGACCCTTCTTTCTATATTTTCTCAGCAGCCAAACAAGGCAGTCGCCACCAGACATTCAAAGTGCATAAGATTGACAAGTAACTAACTAACTCCCTTTTCCTTTCCTTCATTTTCCCGGAAACCAAACAGAAAGTTACTGAAGAAAATTGAGAAGCAAAACATACATACCTCTATTGCTGCGGGAGAGGTAATAGTAGGCGAGGAGAGTAAGAAGGAGGActaggaagaggaggaggaggaggacggcGCCAATGGAGATTCTAAGTGGGCCCTTGTCGGATCGACCAGATCGGCGGGTCCGAACGGGCTTGTGGTGAGCGGAGCGGATCCCTATGGCGAGGTGTTCTGGTGGTCCTCCGCCGTTGGAATGGTGGGGATCGTGGCCGCGTAATCCCAACCGCTCCAGCCCTGACTGCCTCTGCTGAGCCATTCTTGCATCGTTAATCTCACTCCTCTCTCGCGCTCGACTCCTCCCACAAAGTACATATGAGTTTAccctctctgtttttttttttttttttttaatctttcaaTGTTTTAATCTGTGaatattaaaagaaagaaaaacacatCTGGGAAGAGTGTGAAGGAAGCGAGCGAGCGAGCGATGGATCGACGTTTGAGTGATTAAAAACACATATTAACTCTCTGTTTTAAACCTCCGTTTTAAAAACACATATAGTACCACGCATATTTTCTCGAAATCTAAGCATGTCATAGTAAATAAAAAGGCTTGGACATACATATATTGAGCTTTTACTTACACTAGCTGTAGTTAGTAGTTAGTGTAAGCTGAATATTATAATCATGTCATTACTAAGTAGTTTTGAAGTGATGACATTGTGAATGTATAAATGTATAATCATGTGATTACTCAATAATCTCGAAGTAATAATAAGTTGAGAGTATAACTCTATAATCATGTCATTACTGAGTAGTCTTGAAATAATGACAAGTTGGGTGTGTAACTGTATAACCATGTCATTACTGAGCAGTCTCTAAGTCATCACAAGCTGAGAGTATAATTGTATAATCATGTTAGAAGTAATGACAAGTTGAGCTGTATAATCATGTTATTACTGAGTAGTCTCGAAGTAATATGGAGAGTGCTACTTAGTGGGAAGAAGATGTGGAGTTGGAAGTATCTTCTGCTTGGTGTAATTGAGCAACTCAAGGAAATGAATGCCGGTGTACCTACTACCTACAGATCACGGACACGCAGTTGAGTCGGATAATTCTCAGATGTAATCAAGGCATGGGTTGTAATCTTTCATTTTTGGTTGAATTAATTCACCTACATAGGTAATCTAGTGTGTAGAAAATGTAACTAGTAAGTTCTTTAGCCCAAATATTATTTAGAATTTTGAGGTAATAAAGGTCCTTTTTCTTTGTATCCAAGGGGTAGAGAGGGGGAAGCACACTGATGTAGCTAACTTGGGTATAAACGATATGAAGATTTTCCTTTCGTttctctccaatttttttttaacaagatgTTTTACATTCCTTTGAATGACTAGGAAGTGCCAACCAAAATCATGCTATGGCAATTGTGTGTGAGTGACTAGTGGTATACATTTTATACAGCCAAAGCTACCAAAACGAGCTCGGATTTTTAACATCAATTGAGACTGGGATTACTTGTCATCATAAGCAGAGAAATCGGGTTCAGTGGGCTTCTGCAGCTTCAATATCTGCTCCCTTCCACTGCGGATCCTATGACCACGAAGAGCATTTGCTGCAAACCGGGATGCATAGATGGCAGAACGAAGCATGCTTGTACCAGAACCGCCTTTaaaatcaccaccaccaccaccatcatcatcatctccttCACCGTAGTCAAagccttcttcctcttctctaCGCTGTTTTTCCGCCAATTTTCTCCTGTAGTGGCGCCATGCGGCTTGGATAAAGCACGCTGCCCAAGTCCTCCACTGCTGGGAGTAGAAACGAAAGGTGTACTGAACCTGTCTGCTATGCAGGTGCCGAAACTGACTGGCAACAAATTTCAACTCCTCTGCTTCTAAAGCAAAAGCCTCAACCTCAGTTAAAGCCTTCACAGTTCGAGTTGACGATGGCAAGTTAGAACCAGCTTTAGGATCCAGTGCCCATGTTAGGAGCTCTTCTCCGCAAAAGTCCCCTTCTTTCAGTACACCGCTGTTGAAAAATCCACTTCTACCGCCATCTGTAGTAACACTTTCTAGGCGACCACGTATGATGAACAGCATCTCAATAACCGGATCCCCTTCCCGGACAATGTAGGTATTGTCCGTGCATAAACTTGGTTTCAGGCGCTCACAAATGGCGTCAAGTAACCGCTCATCCATATTGGCGAAAAGAGGCACCTGCATAAGTCACTCATGACCATGTGAAATTATCCGTCTTCAAAATACATAGAGCATATATAAGAAGACGATAACATATTCCTTGTAAACATGCATCTGCAATAACATAGCGACATTCACGATTAAGAACGAACAATAACAAAGGTGAAACTGGATGCTTACCCTTCTAACCAAATTCAAGCAGAGATGGCGTTTAATGTCCCTTCTTAGATCTTTTGGAAGACTCTGGACAATGTTCTCCTCATCCACACCGCGAGTCTCCAACCACTTGTATTGATCATAGCGCCTAACCCTTTCCCTAAGTTCTTGTGGAAGCCAGCGGTGGTGCATCCACTGCTCAGAGTCACGCTTTTTAATCCGCATCTCCTCAAGACGAATTGTTAGAGACTGAAGGTACGTCTGTCGATATTTCATTAAACATCAAATTAGCCCTCAGCTCAAAGCATATAAAGCCATTAACTAACTAAATGCAGGTTGCTAACTCTCAACATATCAGTTATTTGTGGCGTAAAATTTGGATCACGTATACATATCCATAAAGCATTCACAGGATTCATTTGCATCTCACCTGGATATTTCCAATCAGAAGGGCAAAGAGGATGAGCCCAAAAATGCCTATCCCAATGGAAAATAGAACCTCTAGAGGGTACGTGCTAGTTTCGAGCCCCTGGCCAAGTGTACTGCAGAAAGTGAAAGAACAACGTACTGAAAATTGGTAAGACTTTCAGAACCCAAATCAGAACATTAGCGTACTTAATACAGAATTTTCACCGAATTTTGAACAAGACAATCCTTGATGAGCGAGTTACACTTACACACCTTAAATTTTTCAGTCCCCACCACAAGCAGAACAATAATTTGGACATAAATTCGGCTGATGCAATGACATCTGAAGATATAGCCTCTGCGAAGATTCCAAAATTAAATGGCGGATTTTCCCCTTCCGCAGTGCAGCTCTTCTTAAGAAGATCCACTCTGATTTTTTGCCATTCTTTGAATCCGGGGGCATTTGCATCAATGCCACAGTACAAGTATTCTATCCTACATTTTCCACTATTTCTACAAGCTCCCCGCCAGCATCCATCATAGCGCTCAACAGCTAATAAGTACCATGCAGCCCCGGTGACCTGTAAATTTATCCAAGAGTGGCCAAATCAATTCAATAGAATGGTAATACTTCCTATAAGGTACTTCAGCTAGTGGTAGTATTCAGAAACTATGAAGGAGGCAGGAGAAGATAAAACACTTACTTGAGCggcaagcataaaccaaagcaAATAGTAGGCAGCCCCGGCCCAAGCACTTTCGGCAAAAGCACCTGCACTCCTTTTCAGATCAGAGTTTAAAGCTAATAAGCGGATAAATCTCGGTAGTAACTGGAGCCAGACAATAAACAGCAATGCCTGTTTCGTAGCCAAAACCTCTGACTCTCTTCCATGCAAGAATCTCCAAACCACAATCTGTAGTCATGAGCAAACAAGATAAATCCAAGAACCATCGTTTCTATATTCCAAATTTGATTGCTATGAATATTAGAGTAAAGAATTTTTCGCCTTGCAGCGGGGTCAATGGTAGAAATTGGGTATGTTGCATGCAGACCTGGGGTAAGGGGAGCACAGAAGCCAAGTCAACTAAGAAATAACGGTGTAGATATCGCTTTGCTATCTGCGGAGGATCTATCACAAGTTCGCCTCTTCCGAAAACCCGAGATGATGGAGCAATATAAGCTGTACGAAACTGTAAAGCCATGCGAATAAGGTAGAAAGCATCTACTAATGACCGTATAGTTATAGTTGTCGTTCCTAATCTTCGATCGATAGAGAGGCAATCCTCATCATTGTCGAAGATTGGAAGATAGAAGAACAAAGGGTCAATGGATATTGCAAAGATGCAAGTTATGACGAAAAGCCTGTTCCATAGCAGGAGGGATTTGTCTTGGGGGTCAAATATCTTTTTATCAGACACTTTAAGATCTTCTGGGAACACTGCGCGGGTGACGCCAGTTCTTAATGATCTACCAAATGTCTTTAGTCCATCTGTTCCCTGTTGAATTCCATACCTGAATGATTGTGACGGTGCTCTCTTTGGTTTTCCACCAGTAAAAGGGAATGACTCGATACTAAATCCACATTTATTCATTTTACCGGTATCAGAACTCATGGAATACGTAGAACCCAAGTCATCCAACCTACAAATAACAATTCATAACCATAAAATTCTGCGGAAAACTCCATAAATATGTTTTTGCATCGTCAAAGTTTTACCAGCAACTCAGTTTGACTCGTCAAAGAAGACATACAAgttcaaggcttcaatgaaCTTGAATTAGAATTCATTTGGCTTATTGAAAAGTACATATGCTAAGAGAAATCCAgcacaaaaaaaatgagaaatccTTAAGAATCTAAACAACACTTATATTTTTCATGTTCTCAGGCGTTAACCATAACGACCCAGCGCAGCCAAATGAAGCTAAACAagagtaattgaaagaaaacacaATCGATCAATGTAGGAAGAATCCGCTGGAAAAGAAAATACATTCTGAGGCCTTCGGTTACAAACCACTAGAAAGACGCAGATAAGATCCATATGTCAACGACAGTTATAGCCTCcggaagaaggaaaaggaaaacagaaagcaGAAGAGCAAAGGATAATGTACAATGCATACCGTACAAATTTCTCCTTTTGGCCACCAATATACTGTGATTTGCGAGTGCAATCGAACATTTTGTATCAGCGGTTACATAGATGCAAGACGAGAAAGTGAGAATTCACAGCAAGCCCCAAATCAAGTCACTGATGAGTGGCAAAGAAATGCAGAAAATTCAATCAGTACAACAATATACTCAATAAAAACAATCAGGTACGACGCTGCCATGGTATACATTGGagaaaaaactttaaaaactgcACTCAAGCTTAGGAGTTTCGAGCGTAGAGATGATCATTGTTCATCAAAACAGAGGAAAAAAATCGAAAGAATACAATGCTGTTATTCATCTATGATCTTAACATAACATCATGGTAGATCATTTGCATGTTTAATGCAATTATCGGTTCTTGTACTTTCTTTTTGGGAGGA is from Malus sylvestris chromosome 5, drMalSylv7.2, whole genome shotgun sequence and encodes:
- the LOC126621044 gene encoding putative cyclic nucleotide-gated ion channel 8, giving the protein MFDCTRKSQYIGGQKEKFVRLDDLGSTYSMSSDTGKMNKCGFSIESFPFTGGKPKRAPSQSFRYGIQQGTDGLKTFGRSLRTGVTRAVFPEDLKVSDKKIFDPQDKSLLLWNRLFVITCIFAISIDPLFFYLPIFDNDEDCLSIDRRLGTTTITIRSLVDAFYLIRMALQFRTAYIAPSSRVFGRGELVIDPPQIAKRYLHRYFLVDLASVLPLPQIVVWRFLHGRESEVLATKQALLFIVWLQLLPRFIRLLALNSDLKRSAGAFAESAWAGAAYYLLWFMLAAQVTGAAWYLLAVERYDGCWRGACRNSGKCRIEYLYCGIDANAPGFKEWQKIRVDLLKKSCTAEGENPPFNFGIFAEAISSDVIASAEFMSKLLFCLWWGLKNLSTLGQGLETSTYPLEVLFSIGIGIFGLILFALLIGNIQTYLQSLTIRLEEMRIKKRDSEQWMHHRWLPQELRERVRRYDQYKWLETRGVDEENIVQSLPKDLRRDIKRHLCLNLVRRVPLFANMDERLLDAICERLKPSLCTDNTYIVREGDPVIEMLFIIRGRLESVTTDGGRSGFFNSGVLKEGDFCGEELLTWALDPKAGSNLPSSTRTVKALTEVEAFALEAEELKFVASQFRHLHSRQVQYTFRFYSQQWRTWAACFIQAAWRHYRRKLAEKQRREEEEGFDYGEGDDDDGGGGGDFKGGSGTSMLRSAIYASRFAANALRGHRIRSGREQILKLQKPTEPDFSAYDDK